The following proteins are encoded in a genomic region of Balaenoptera ricei isolate mBalRic1 chromosome 14, mBalRic1.hap2, whole genome shotgun sequence:
- the CCDC116 gene encoding coiled-coil domain-containing protein 116: protein MTSCRHHSGYLADDEAGHTTYVARVQPPKKSLFPEMGQASKLGHTPHPTSMHGASGSSGLRSHCRNPKGPRPFRSFLDFLVEGQVLDSLQTVVEEATERMATVKTEAGVPLVEVEDPMEVPRGGRRARARPILRTVHQRCTRPSLCLGRPNNYPSCSSSMSDSHSSFTANWPGSHSWDSNLGARSLGALPPMKDKLLLETNLKRLLQLENRRKGLGQSCPHGDSLPWDSLGSQTSSQWTLEQPLSWFSGLLGSSSGTPEASELGPAERELIFLKRELNKEMKSLLSQPGSFDLPGYCALREPHRTLDFLAEHHLFPALQDVVNQAVDKLSGACRRDGCPLFPLEWEPSPESSSKLATPIDGEEPYDLLPTTASSPRMEHRKSIKYRGRGKAKEGGSPVSSTQVATRFRLESPSYKFTKKKTLPSILSKSTTMSRLSNPWYEELVDYLKGQAVSLLACKYRFEKNLTGQLGFISFPITEALLDLFLGFRKVKGSRIRLSSTIDWSCLLRRLEEAEFSQWSPQRASQPPSRHTSQHSTPQRSMRTPTAPSELAARTHRVQDKPTGSRLNMRSPGPRPLASQERPAAADQEPTRPPEPKLFLSSANTGVASHQSDQTVDMEDHQSIEEEEEDKEEDGEEEEEDENDFGDEGEPQSSPEPQEEAVVSTMAAGSGVGHGDCPWGP, encoded by the exons ATGACCAGCTGTCGCCACCATTCGGGATACTTGGCGGACGACGAGGCTGGCCACACCACCTACGTGGCCCGG GTCCAGCCACCTAAGAAGTCACTGTTCCCGGAAATGGGGCAAGCCTCCAAGCTGGGCCACACACCACACCCCACTTCGATGCACGGCGCCTCAGGCAGTTCAGGGCTCCGCAGCCACTGCCGAAACCCCAAGGGCCCTCGACCCTTTAGGAGCTTCCTGGATTTCCTTGTCGAGGGTCAGGTGCTGGACAGCCTGCAGACGGTGGTGGAGGAGGCAACTGAGCGCATGGCCACCGTAAAGACAGAGGCTGGGGTGCCGCTGGTGGAGGTGGAGGACCCGATGGAGGTGCCAAGGGGTGGGCGTCGGGCACGGGCCCGGCCCATCCTCAGAACCGTGCACCAGCGCTGCACCCGGCCAAGCCTCTGCCTGGGGCGCCCCAACAATTACCCGTCCTGCTCCAGCTCCATGTCCGACTCCCACAGCAGCTTCACGGCCAACTGGCCGGGCTCCCATAGCTGGGACAGCAACCTGGGTGCCCGCAGCTTGGGTGCACTGCCACCCATGAAGGACAAACTCCTGCTGGAGACGAACCTCAAACGGCTGCTGCAGCTGGAGAACAGAAGG AAAGGCCTGGGGCAGTCCTGCCCCCACGGGGACTCCCTGCCATGGGACTCACTGGGCAGCCAGACCAGCAGCCAGTGGACCCTAGAGCAGCCCctgtcctggttctcaggcctgcTGGGCTCGAGCTCAGGCACTCCTGAAGCGTCAGAGCTGGGGCCAGCAGAGCGGGAGCTGATCTTCCTCAAGCGAGAGCTGAACAAGGAGATGAAGTCTTTGCTGAGCCAGCCAGGGTCCTTTGACCTGCCCGGCTACTGTGCACTCCGAGAGCCCCATCGGACCCTGGACTTCCTGGCTGAGCACCACCTGTTCCCCGCCCTGCAGGACGTGGTCAACCAGGCTGTGGACAAGCTCAGTGGTGCCTGCCGCCGAGACGGCTGCCCTCTCTTCCCGTTGGAATGGGAGCCCTCCCCAGAGTCCAGCTCCAAGCTGGCCACACCCATTGATGGGGAGGAGCCCTACGATTTGCTGCCCACCACAGCCTCCAGCCCCAGGATGGAGCACAGAAAGAGCATCAAGTACAGGGGACGCGGCAAGGCCAAGGAAGGTGGCTCCCCGGTGTCTAGCACCCAAGTGGCCACCAGGTTCCGGCTTGAG AGCCCCAGTTACAAGTTCACCAAGAAGAAGACGCTGCCCTCCATCCTGTCCAAGTCCACCACCATGTCCCGCCTCTCCAACCCCTGGTACGAGGAGCTCGTTGACTACCTGAAGGGCCAGGCTGTGTCCTTGCTTGCCTGCAAGTACAGGTTTGAGAAGAACCTCACTGGGCAGCTGGGCTTCATCTCCTTCCCCATCACTGAGGCACTCCTGGACCTTTTCCTGGGCTTCAGGAAGGTGAAGGGCTCGCGCATCCGTCTGTCCTCCACGATCGACTGGAGCTGCCTGCTGCGCAGGCTGGAGGAGGCCGAGTTTAGCCAGTGGTCACCCCAGCGGGCATCCCAGCCCCCTTCCCGGCACACCTCCCAGCACAGCACCCCCCAGCGCAGCATGCGGACACCCACCGCGCCGTCCGAGCTGGCCGCCAGGACCCACAGGGTCCAGGACAAGCCCACAGGGTCCCGCCTCAACATGAGGTCCCCGGGCCCCCGGCCGCTCGCCTCACAGGAGCGCCCGGCAGCCGCGGATCAGGAGCCCACCAGACCGCCAGAGCCCAAGCTGTTCCTGTCCTCCGCCAACACCGGCGTGGCCTCCCATCAGTCCGACCAGACAGTGGACATGGAGGACCACCAGAGCatcgaggaggaggaggaggacaaggaggaggatggagaggaggaggaagaggacgagAATGACTTTGGAGATGAGGGCGAGCCCCAGAGCTCCCCGGAGCCTCAAGAGGAGGCCGTGGTCAGCACCATGGCGGCAGGCTCAGGTGTGGGCCACGGTGACTGCCCATGGGGCCCCTGA